The following proteins are co-located in the Bosea sp. AS-1 genome:
- a CDS encoding class I SAM-dependent methyltransferase, with protein sequence MSAPTPQDNFSLKEEIRAYWSARAESFDLSYGHAIKSDRELQAFQRLIRSAFGSERLDVLDLACGTGEITRALLSLNHRVTALDFSEAMIARARAKHGKAARILLGDAERLLDDEASYDALITRHLVWTLTDPEAAFAEWFRVLRPGGRLLVIDGDWINRSRWQAWVNRFGTWLRDRRGAPAHQIDADTHASITKRFYFKDGLSQTRLEAMLMATGFTEITPADYAQVVREQQRAAPLHDAIRLASSTRFALVARKPGP encoded by the coding sequence ATGTCGGCACCCACCCCTCAGGATAATTTCTCCCTCAAGGAGGAGATCCGCGCCTATTGGTCGGCGCGCGCCGAGAGCTTCGACCTGTCCTACGGCCATGCCATCAAATCCGACCGGGAACTCCAGGCCTTCCAGCGGCTGATCCGCAGCGCTTTCGGGTCTGAGCGGCTCGACGTGCTCGACCTGGCCTGCGGCACCGGCGAGATCACCCGCGCCCTGCTCTCGCTGAACCATCGCGTCACGGCACTCGATTTCTCCGAGGCGATGATCGCCCGCGCCCGCGCCAAGCACGGCAAGGCGGCGCGCATCCTGCTGGGCGATGCCGAGCGTCTTCTCGACGACGAGGCCAGCTATGACGCGCTGATTACCCGCCATCTCGTCTGGACGCTGACCGACCCCGAAGCCGCCTTCGCCGAGTGGTTCCGCGTGCTCAGGCCGGGCGGCCGCCTGCTGGTGATCGACGGCGACTGGATCAACCGCAGTCGCTGGCAAGCCTGGGTCAACCGCTTCGGCACCTGGCTGCGCGACCGCCGAGGCGCGCCGGCGCATCAGATCGACGCCGATACGCACGCCTCGATCACCAAGCGCTTCTACTTCAAGGACGGCCTGAGCCAGACGCGGCTCGAGGCCATGCTGATGGCCACCGGCTTTACGGAGATCACGCCGGCCGACTATGCCCAGGTCGTGCGCGAACAGCAGCGAGCCGCCCCGCTGCATGACGCGATCCGCCTCGCCTCCTCGACTCGCTTCGCCCTGGTTGCGCGCAAGCCCGGGCCCTAG
- a CDS encoding ABC transporter ATP-binding protein, which translates to MALAIHDLSFRYGASPVLERLSTGELPRGKLAALVGPNGAGKSTLFRCAAGLLRPQAGSATLDGADLAPLTGRERARKIFYLSQDTEARVALSVFDIILLARKSLHRGFTLAASPNDMRAVEAVIAELGLDAFASRDIGTLSGGQRQLAAIGQALVREPDVLLLDEPTSALDVRRQLDVMAIIREATRRRGIVTVAAIHDLSLAARFADRVLVMNDGRIAQAGAPADVLAHPAVSETYAVGVHLERSARGTLLVEPYIRTE; encoded by the coding sequence GCTGGAGCGGCTCTCCACCGGGGAACTGCCGCGCGGCAAGCTCGCGGCCCTCGTCGGCCCCAATGGCGCCGGCAAGTCGACCCTCTTCCGCTGTGCCGCCGGGTTGCTGCGACCGCAGGCCGGCTCCGCCACTCTCGACGGCGCCGACCTCGCCCCGCTCACGGGCCGTGAACGGGCGCGCAAGATCTTCTACCTGTCGCAGGATACCGAGGCGCGGGTGGCACTTTCGGTCTTCGACATCATCCTGCTCGCCCGCAAGAGCCTGCACCGCGGCTTCACGCTCGCCGCCTCCCCTAACGACATGCGCGCCGTCGAAGCCGTAATCGCGGAACTCGGCCTCGACGCCTTCGCCTCGCGCGACATCGGCACGCTCTCGGGCGGGCAGCGCCAGCTCGCGGCGATCGGGCAGGCGCTGGTGCGCGAGCCCGACGTGCTGCTGCTCGACGAGCCGACCAGTGCGCTCGACGTCCGCCGCCAGCTCGACGTCATGGCGATCATCCGCGAGGCGACGCGCCGGCGTGGAATCGTGACCGTCGCCGCCATCCACGATCTGTCGCTGGCGGCGCGCTTCGCCGACCGCGTCCTGGTCATGAATGACGGGCGCATCGCCCAGGCTGGAGCACCCGCCGACGTGCTTGCCCATCCGGCCGTTTCAGAGACATACGCGGTCGGCGTGCATCTTGAGCGCTCCGCCCGCGGCACGCTTCTGGTCGAGCCCTATATCCGGACTGAATGA